The sequence atcagtgtggaagctgatatatcgcCACTGGctaaaggaaggtggtttgatttgctcatatgccatatGCTCATATGCGTGCGGAAGGgtttttctatcgacgagtactgtgtctaaatttctaatatgcATCTAGtggaataggatttttattgcacagttctgttttctccatGCGTTCGCCTCGTCGTCCGGGATtcggacacggaaaatcaaaattccgaccccatttaaaatgcacggggaccaaaatcggCCTGAaatttttcccgaggtgtaatgTAGCTTTTAAGGTCTGTCTaatttggataattaaactgaaattaaacttaaaagtgacatttcaataataatcgaataaccctgctcgcagagcaagattacttttgacagatatcgaatcattttgcatcgatgtcttattggaattgctgggtagcacgaACCATTCTTATaaccgggttatttgctaattttcgaactgtcacttttaattttaattctccaaaATGAGACAGATCCTAAAAGTCCTGGCGAAACATGGGTGCTAAAATCGAGTCAAAGTCAaggtcaaagtgatttttcacgcaagtaAAGGGAGCAGAAGACCgccagctgtcatcgagagaaaaagtagaatcatttaaatttcacacggtgtggtataggaaatgaagtatatttttgttatgaaACAAAAATCTTGGTTTAAGACGTAATCGACGTTTTATCGCTGAAAAATactgattaatttgcgtgatgagctaATGTaacatccagggccaacattacctTCGGTTACCCTACGACAAAATTTTAGACcaacaatttttttatggctTCAGGAAATGGCTGCATTCTTATGTTTGAAGTATACACTCTGAGTACctcactgaaaaccaaaactacccaaaagtgggttgtttgcactcaaaaccatggtttgggccaataacccaaatttgagtaaaatgacttttctggcactaggtagtttgcctttaatcccatgtaaacaatttacccaaagctgagtttaatttatccaaagcggaccttgatcaacccaaaatagagaataatgaatttacttaaatttgggttattgggctgagcaacctcggtgaggtgtttgcatcttgctctagttttgatagcaatcatgggaaaactacccaaatttgggtaaattttttctgcgatattctcaatagtgcgtatattgaactcaaagtttgggttgatttatctgtccgtgctGGTCGCTTTGAATCTGTTTTTTTACCGTGTGCGATGtcataataaaaacaaacaaaaataaatttcaacttGGAAAAATTGGGAATTTCTGCCTTTTTCGTTATAGTTTTTGGtgaaatttttaatagtttttgtcgttcaaatataaatttttatatGTAATATACAGTTGAACATCTAGCATTTCCAAAATTAATGATTATACGAGAAGTTCTTTATTAACTTGTAAGTATATTCAAATCACGATTTGGgttttaaaatgtgttgcaaGTATTGTGCATGCAGTGATTGTATTTTTATTACAACTATTCTCAGTGACTGTCGTTATATCAAATGGACTGCAATTACTTCCTCGCTGACACACAGTAAATAAGCATCCTCGGTGTTGTGAAGAGCTGCACGGTCGAGGCAAGATGCCCCCTCTATTCCCCTTTGAATGTGTTGTGCATAAGTGCTAAATGGCGTAAATGGCAGTGTTCGCTTATCTGCTGTTCAGTGTTGGTGAAGACCTGTTAGAAATTGCAGACGTATTCATTCGCTCTAGAGGTTCCCTGGTGGAATGTAGAGATTATTTACAAAGCAAACGACGTGATCAATTATTTCGTTACTACATTGCCCAATATAGTTGCGAAGGTGACAACAACGAACGGGATCGAATTACAGCAGGAAACATGTCTTCCGAATCGCTGGATAGTTGCGATTTTGCCTACCAGGAATCTCCAATTTCACCCGGGTCAATTAGTCTGGATAAAAGCTCATCAACGGAGGTCGTCTACACCCTGGAAAATATTGCGGAAGTCTCACCCGGACTAAGCTTTGTCATTAGTGGCACTATTTTGCTGACCTGTGAGCGATTCTCCATCAATTTGATGCTGAAAAATTCGGATCTGGCTCTGCATTTTAATCCGCGACTCCCACAAAACTACATCGTCCGAAATTGTCGTGTAAAAGGAGTTTGGGGGAAAGAAGAAGTGGCATCTCCTTTGTCGTTCAATCTTCACCGTGGTCAAAAGTTTAAAGTTCAAATCCTGGTGACCGATAAGGAGTTTCTCATGTGTGTTAATGGTCGACATTTCAATACATTTAAACATAGGCTGCCTTACAGAAAAATATGCGCCCTTGAAGTCAAAGGGGATGTAAAAGATGTGAACGTTGAGCAGGTCCATGTTGAAAGCTATCCCGACATTGTGCTGGAGGAAATAAAGCAAATCTCAACGGAACACTTTACCTTTCCGGACATATTAGATTCTCACTATAAACTGATGCCTTACACCGGTCGTTTGGTGGAACCGTTTACGAATGGGAAGAACATGCACATACGGGGCCGGGTCAAGCTGCTTCCGCACTCCTTCTATGTGAATCTTCAAAGTAATCACTCTGTTTGGCCCCATCCGAGCATTCTCTTTCATTTGAATCCACGTTTCGGAAATGTGGGCGGAAAGCATGTAATCTGCCGCAACTCCTGGCTCAACGGAAAATGGGATCGTGAGGAACGCTCAGAGAATTTGACTGATTTCATGCCCGGAAAAACGTTTCACTTGAAAATCGCTTGCACCGACGTAAGCTATCAGGTATATTTGAATGATAAATTAATTGCCGAATTCATATTTAGGGAAAATCCTTCACTAGTTGAGACGGTCTATATTCAAGGTGATATAAAAGTTTTCGATGTAGTATTAGAATCGGCCTATTAGTTTAGACGAAAGAAAGGTTTGAATTCGTCGTCGCCCTATGACCACTATTATACGCGTAAAGCTTTAACCGAAACAATAACagttctcgggtacttattcaaaaggacgtatgtgattttgtaaacaaagattcagacgtcgatttgtccgatctgattgccctcccacgcaaaccatcaccatagacagatagggagaggcttcggctacctgttggtggtgttggtttgcgtgggagtgtcatcagatcggacaaatcgacgtttgaatctttgtttacaaaatcacatacgtccttttgaataagtaccttAGAGTTCTTTATTAAGCATTTCAAGGTGCGAGAGCCTTGTTACTAATTAGTGTGTATTATTATGTGATTTATTGTACCTATTGTTCAAAGAATGATGTAATTTTGATTGCATGTAACTAGTCCATATGAAACAGTCCAAATATATAGCTTGCGGCACAAAGAATTCTTGTCTTTCTGTTATCTTGAGAACCTTGTCACACACTTTTAGTGCCAGCTGATAGCGAAAAACTTTCCgaaatgtaattttaaatagTACTTCAGATCGGATGATTGACGATGTTGTTTCTTTGTGTAATTTCAAGTAATATAGCAATAACGGAATGCGGAGTACTCCGAGGGAGGTCTATCAGTAAAATAACttctaattttcaaaaggattttTTACCAAATCTTGATAATACGATGCGCTTTTGAATATTGAGAAACATTTGCGAACAAACCATATATCATatctgtgagggtgagatatattaggagttgggcaatccacttttagagtgcattgatgacagatatgcaaatatcgtataacggtaACACTAACTAGCAAATAGCAAGCCACGACTTTGCCTCTTCCCTCGTGGGACAACGAACGGAGTCGCACGCGCGATTAGACAGCACACCCCGTGATAGCTCATTCGGCAGAACTAGGCCGCACAATATCTAAAATCAATgtctttttttatctttattaatgtgtaAAATCAATGTCTAAATAAATTGCAAAAAtgggaaataaaataatttgcagCAATAGTTGGTTTTGTAGCTGGTAATGGATGCGCGTGTTCTAATTAATACTAAGTGTTACCCATCCTTCTCCTAacgacgtggccaggacagatctcgactattgcaGAGTGCAATGctttcatctaagagatagtgatttgtaccacctacgaatttgtgcgaaatgctcattGCTAATGTTCGAAGTGTTCGAAAATAAAATGCACCTAGATATAGGCAACAGCTGTACTGAGCATTTTCGATTTACACTTCGGTCTAAAAGTTTACACCACCTCTGAAAAATCAAGAAACaatgtacacacttaatttagaTTACCGGGCTCGGTTGCTGAattaccgaattctcaacagctgagctctcggcaGGCACCTCGGTAAACGACTTCAACAGTTTACCGAGTGTTCGGTTATGTATCCACGATggctaaatgtcaaaaaataccgaGCTAATCTGTAAACAGCTACTGAGCACTCGGTAAAGCATTACTGGTATATCTGTAAAAATAGTGCGGACTTCTGTAATTACATCTACCGATTTAAATTGTAATAGAACATTTGGTTTTCTTGCTCATAGTAACAAAAACAacagattttaattttttcatgatttttaatcggatttttttcatttgaagtTTCATTTTATTGGTCACCACAGGTTTAAGTGGTTCTATCAGAAAAGTAAGGGCGATCCGCAGATTCCTGAAAACGCTTCAGTACTTGTAGCATTGCATGTAGCCATATTTAATctgaagatttgaaaaaaaaaaaaacgacgaaTCGTTAGGCGCAGTGGAAGCGGGGCATCTAAAAAACGAATATTCAAAAATGTTAATTTGAATTCAGTTTTTTTATAACTACTGATATTATCATTAAAACTTACCGGCAATGTTGAACTAAACGCGATTTTTCCACCACAAATTTAGGCTACAGCACAAACATTTTAATAGCAGCACATTTGCTTCAAGGAAAAATTCAGAGAGGAAATATGG comes from Armigeres subalbatus isolate Guangzhou_Male chromosome 2, GZ_Asu_2, whole genome shotgun sequence and encodes:
- the LOC134216180 gene encoding galectin-6-like, with protein sequence MAVFAYLLFSVGEDLLEIADVFIRSRGSLVECRDYLQSKRRDQLFRYYIAQYSCEGDNNERDRITAGNMSSESLDSCDFAYQESPISPGSISLDKSSSTEVVYTLENIAEVSPGLSFVISGTILLTCERFSINLMLKNSDLALHFNPRLPQNYIVRNCRVKGVWGKEEVASPLSFNLHRGQKFKVQILVTDKEFLMCVNGRHFNTFKHRLPYRKICALEVKGDVKDVNVEQVHVESYPDIVLEEIKQISTEHFTFPDILDSHYKLMPYTGRLVEPFTNGKNMHIRGRVKLLPHSFYVNLQSNHSVWPHPSILFHLNPRFGNVGGKHVICRNSWLNGKWDREERSENLTDFMPGKTFHLKIACTDVSYQVYLNDKLIAEFIFRENPSLVETVYIQGDIKVFDVVLESAY